The region TTGACCGTTGCAGTTTTGTGTCCTGCTTCAACGCAACACCCCATCCCCCTTCCCTATCGTGAAGCACCTGCGAGGACGAATCATGGGCGGTTGCCTTTCAGCCTAGGTGAGATTGCGGCCACCACCACACCCCAACATAGGGCCCACCTGCAAACAACACCCCCTCCCATCCCCTCGAATATGGCCCTATGGCGCACCATATCGTCTGTGACATGCTACTCCTTCGCCATGACTCGAAGCTCCGGGGTTTTGATGGTTCCCCCTGTTCACCGATGGACGATTCTAGCTGTGGCGAGCGGCGCAGATCCCATGCTGCAAGAATGTACTGTGATATACTAGTTGTGTTCGGTGAGGGTGCCTTGCCTAGATCTGGTGAGGATGCTTCTAAAACCCTAGCCACCTAATTCTCTCGTACGAGTGTATGTTACTCGAGGAAAAAATATATTTTGTAGCATCTTATTGCTTCAGTAGCAGGAACCATAAGCCCCAAAAAGATCATCTAAACATTGTATATTTTGCCAGTTGGAAACTTTCGTTAGCAAAAAGACAACAAAACACTTGCACCAACTTTCATTAGcaaaaagacaacaaaacacctgcAAATAGTGCATCAACTTTGATCTCTCTGATTTGTATCGTTTCCCACGGACGATTGCTTATGCAGGACTGCGTACTCTTTTTTCCCCGGAGAAAGAGATTGCGTACTGTTtcttttttttttaggatcaattGCCTACTGTTTCTTTTTAAATCTTTTTTNNNNNNNNNNNNNNNNNNNNNNNNNNNNNNNNNNNNNNNNNNNNNNNNNNNNNNNNNNNNNNNNNNNNNNNNNNNNNNNNNNNNNNNNNNNNNNNNNNNNNNNNNNNNNNNNNNNNNNNNNNNNNNNNNNNNNNNNNNNNNNNNNNNNNNNNNNNNNNNNNNNNNNNNNNNNNNNNNNNNNNNNNNNNNNNNNNNNNNNNNNNNNNNNNNNNNNNNNNNNNNNNNNNNNNNNNNNNNNNNNNNNNNNNNNNNNNNNNNNNNCTACTGTTGTTTTTTTCTGTGAGCCTACTGTTGTTGATGGAGCACGGGAAACTAGTGGGCTTTGGCTGGCACGGGTGTGGGCAACGGGTCCGTGGGCCTGGGCTCGTGCGTTTGCCGGGCAGACAAACCCAGGTCGATCGGCAGTTCCGCCTCGATCGCCCTCCTCTCTCGGCCGCGATCGATCGCACGCACGGCGGCACGACGGAGAGGGGCGGCACACCGCCACGCGCCGACCGGCCTGGCCTCCCTCTAGATTTTTCTCTCCTCCTCTGCCCCGCGCGCGCCGGGGCCGGAGGGTCGGTCGATGGGCAACGCGAGCGGCAGGCTGGAGGACATCGCggacgccgagatggacgagggcgGGCGCGGAGGCGGCCACGTGCGGCGCGCGTCGTCGACGGGATACGTCGGGGGCGTGAGGGGTGGCGGCGGAGGTGGCCCCGGAGGAGGGGGTGGAGGGTCGTCCTCGCCGGGAAGCCCCCCGCGGCCGCACTCGCCGCGCATGTTCGTGCCGCAGGTCAGTCAGATCGATCGTGCACGCATACACAGACGTAATTTAATCAAATCCTCCTCTCAATCCCGCGCCCGGTTTCGAATCATGGCGAGCCTCTTGCCTCCAAATCCCCAGTGCGATGCGACGGCGTGGGTCTCGCCTTATGCAGCAGCGTGCTTCTCGCTCGATCCGATGAGATCGCACCATGACCCCGAAGGCATCGATGGGTTAGAGCAGCCAGCCACGGTTAAGTGCTAATTTAGAACTACGGTTGATTTAATCCCTTGGCTATCTGCCTGTCGTCATTGTTATCTGAATGAAGACGTGTTGTCTGAAACTTCATGTTTGTGACAGTCTGACAGATGAACGATTGGTTCAGGTCAAAGAAAGATGTAGAGAATATTGAATATTTTCCTTGGCGAGATTGAAATACTGAACAGATTGACTTCACCTTCCCGGACCAGTGGCTTTCATCTAGAAATCTCCAGCTGGCCTCCCACCTGTCAACTTTGCATAGTTTAGTTTATACTTTATACTGTAAAAGAAAACCACTGGCAGTTTGTGTCTTCCGTTGATGTGTTTATTACCGAACTACTACCGGAAGTCCTTAATATTAACAGAGTTACACGGAGTGATTAGTAATTTGTTGCATCCAAATACTCAAAGAACAATTCGGTTGTGTATAGCATCTGTTCTGAAAATTTTGTGGTATACTAGTATTTCTTAACTAAAAGTCTGAAGGCCTACCTATCTTGTCAATGGGTTTTACCACCTCAGTCTCATTTTTGCCATAAGAGACTGTATATGTAGATCTTCTTACTCATATGGTTCTTATCACTTTGATATATCTTGTATGACAGAGCCCTGTAACTCCACTGCAAAGAGCTTCAGATGTGCCACCTCCGGTGTTCAACCAGATACTGATGCGTGATCAGGATGATTCCGACGGCCCCCCTCCAAAGAGGATCCCTACTTTGCTTGTGTGGCCTCATGGAGGCAAGTGTATCTTCGTGGAAGGATCATGGGATCACTGGACATCAAAGTACAAATTCTCATCAACCAGCAGTGACCTCCCCCCACCCCAAAACTGAAACTTGATGAAATGACATGCTTGAAATACTGACAGAGCCAAACCTATATGGCAGGAAAACCGTTCAGAAATCTGGGAAAGACCACACCATCCTGTTAGAGCTTCCATCAGGAGTTTACCGGTACAGATTCATCGTCGACGGGGAAAGAAGATACCTCTCCGATCTTCCCTGTGAGACCGACAACGTGGGCAACATCGTGAACCTTCTTGACGTGAATGTGAGTATTCATTTGTTACTGATCTTACTGATCAaggtgtgtatatatgttcatggtATCCATTTGATCATCGGCGATGCAACGCAATTGGTGCAGGACTTTGTGCCCGAAAGTGTGGAGAGCGTGTCGGAGCTGATGGCGCCCCCCTCCCCGGACTCGAGCTACGGGTTCCAGATCCCCGAGGACAAGGAGTTTGCCAAGGAGCCCCCCACCCTGCCGGCGCAGCTCTACCTTGGCGTGCTCAACTCGCGGAGCGCGGAGCAGCGGGAGTGCGCGCGTCCGAGGCATGTGGTGCTGAACCACCTCTACATCGAGAAGGGGTGGGGCGCGCAGCCGCTCGTGGCGCTCGGCCACACCCACCGATTCCGGTCCAAGTACGTCACCACCGTCCTCTACAAGGCCATCGAGCGATAGCGCTTACCGTAGCGCATGATGCCGCTGCCGCCGAACAGAAGCGAGAAGATTTTCACCCCTCATG is a window of Triticum dicoccoides isolate Atlit2015 ecotype Zavitan chromosome 2B, WEW_v2.0, whole genome shotgun sequence DNA encoding:
- the LOC119367238 gene encoding SNF1-related protein kinase regulatory subunit beta-1-like, producing MGNASGRLEDIADAEMDEGGRGGGHVRRASSTGYVGGVRGGGGGGPGGGGGGSSSPGSPPRPHSPRMFVPQSPVTPLQRASDVPPPVFNQILMRDQDDSDGPPPKRIPTLLVWPHGGKCIFVEGSWDHWTSKKTVQKSGKDHTILLELPSGVYRYRFIVDGERRYLSDLPCETDNVGNIVNLLDVNDFVPESVESVSELMAPPSPDSSYGFQIPEDKEFAKEPPTLPAQLYLGVLNSRSAEQRECARPRHVVLNHLYIEKGWGAQPLVALGHTHRFRSKYVTTVLYKAIER